A DNA window from Kitasatospora atroaurantiaca contains the following coding sequences:
- a CDS encoding SRPBCC family protein, which translates to MGQVHASTERVYQAAPKRVYEALADYTVTRPKLLPAQYSEYEVRAGGTGAGTQVHWKLQATEKRVRDCLFTVTEPSPEKLVETDANSSMVITWTVSSAGENQAKVVVEATWQGAGGIGGFFERTFAPKGLNRIHDAILARLADEVA; encoded by the coding sequence ATGGGACAGGTCCACGCCAGCACCGAGCGGGTCTACCAGGCCGCACCGAAGCGGGTCTACGAGGCGCTGGCCGACTACACCGTGACCCGGCCGAAGCTGCTGCCCGCGCAGTACAGCGAGTACGAGGTCAGGGCGGGCGGCACCGGTGCGGGCACCCAGGTGCACTGGAAGCTGCAGGCCACCGAGAAGCGGGTGCGTGACTGCCTGTTCACCGTGACCGAGCCGAGCCCCGAGAAGCTGGTCGAGACGGATGCCAACTCCTCCATGGTGATCACCTGGACGGTCTCCTCGGCCGGCGAGAACCAGGCCAAGGTGGTCGTGGAGGCGACCTGGCAGGGCGCCGGCGGCATCGGCGGCTTCTTCGAGCGGACCTTCGCGCCCAAGGGCCTCAACCGCATCCACGACGCGATCCTCGCCCGGCTTGCGGACGAGGTCGCCTGA
- a CDS encoding glycosyltransferase, with the protein MTILHISQPVDGGVARVVVDLARGQREAGCRVLVACPQGGRLAAEAAAAGALVLDWPAGRSPGPATPAEVWRLRRIVRAAAPDVLHLHSAKAGLAGRLAVRGAVPTVFQPHAWSFAAVEGPLAAATLRWERFAARWARTVLCVSEQERADGEAAGIAADWRVIPNGVDVRHYAPVDAAARRAARMSLGLELDVPLAVCVGRLCRQKGQDVLLAAWPAVAERLPAARLALVGGGPDATDLAARVRELPDPARVRLAGDVTDPRPWLAAADLVVLPSRWEGMALAPLEAMAMGRPVLLSDVPGARECLPPGRREGALVPPENPAELARLMADALADSIECDRLGAVAREHVVERHDVSGVVEQVNALYRTILRPVLGGPRRVGRIARVPGRL; encoded by the coding sequence ATGACGATCCTTCACATCTCCCAGCCCGTCGACGGTGGCGTCGCCCGCGTCGTGGTGGACCTGGCCCGGGGCCAGCGCGAGGCCGGCTGCCGGGTGCTGGTCGCCTGCCCGCAGGGCGGCAGGCTGGCCGCCGAGGCGGCCGCCGCCGGGGCGCTGGTGCTGGACTGGCCGGCCGGCCGCTCGCCGGGACCGGCCACCCCGGCCGAGGTGTGGCGGCTGCGCCGGATCGTCCGCGCCGCCGCGCCCGACGTGCTGCACCTGCACAGCGCCAAGGCCGGGCTGGCCGGGCGGCTGGCCGTCCGGGGCGCGGTGCCGACCGTCTTCCAGCCGCATGCCTGGTCCTTCGCCGCCGTCGAGGGCCCGCTGGCCGCGGCCACCCTGCGCTGGGAGCGGTTCGCCGCGCGCTGGGCCCGTACCGTGCTCTGCGTCAGTGAGCAGGAACGGGCCGACGGCGAGGCGGCCGGGATCGCGGCCGACTGGCGGGTGATCCCCAACGGCGTGGACGTCCGCCACTACGCACCCGTCGATGCGGCCGCCCGGCGGGCCGCCCGGATGTCCCTGGGCCTGGAGCTGGACGTGCCGCTCGCGGTCTGCGTCGGGCGGCTCTGCCGGCAGAAGGGGCAGGACGTGCTGCTGGCCGCCTGGCCCGCGGTGGCCGAGCGGCTGCCCGCCGCCCGGCTCGCACTGGTCGGCGGCGGTCCGGACGCGACCGATCTGGCCGCCCGGGTACGCGAGTTGCCGGATCCCGCCAGGGTCCGGCTGGCCGGGGACGTGACGGACCCCCGGCCCTGGCTGGCGGCCGCCGACCTGGTGGTGCTGCCGTCCCGCTGGGAGGGCATGGCGCTGGCGCCGCTGGAGGCGATGGCGATGGGCCGGCCCGTCCTGCTCTCGGACGTGCCCGGTGCCAGGGAGTGCCTGCCGCCCGGCCGGCGGGAGGGAGCACTGGTCCCACCGGAGAATCCGGCGGAACTCGCCCGGCTGATGGCGGATGCGCTGGCCGATTCGATCGAATGCGACCGACTGGGTGCCGTTGCCCGCGAACATGTGGTCGAGCGGCATGACGTGAGCGGTGTGGTGGAGCAGGTAAACGCCCTCTATCGAACAATTCTGCGACCGGTGCTCGGCGGCCCGCGACGGGTCGGCCGCATCGCCCGTGTCCCTGGGCGCCTCTGA